The following are encoded together in the Eleftheria terrae genome:
- a CDS encoding GGDEF domain-containing protein, translating to MAAFVFTHDVKRRIRLTQTMAAIVFTLPGVVAMQLAAATGHASWQAAVLWAVVALGGSCAFFLAIRTGWSERFSDPSLTLWQMAYAVACCAGAYAIAGPMRGAVFPLVMVVLMFGMFSLPTSKVAGMSLYSVLLFGLTMVIMARRDPSVFNPAVEAAHLLLVGTMMPAVSVLAAQLNRLRTRLRDQRRDLAQALERIQYLATRDELTGLANRRQITELMEREHARSVRNGAPFCIAMIDLDHFKRINDEHGHAGGDETLRQLASVGSREVRATDTLARWGGEEFLLLMPDTHLPPAHCGVERLRHKFADAAVEVGASSFHVTLSAGVVQHQPGDSIATTIGRADVALYRAKQAGRNRVEAQ from the coding sequence ATGGCGGCCTTCGTTTTCACGCATGACGTCAAGCGGCGCATCCGGCTGACGCAGACGATGGCGGCCATCGTGTTCACGCTGCCTGGTGTGGTGGCCATGCAATTGGCTGCGGCTACAGGCCATGCGTCGTGGCAGGCGGCCGTCCTGTGGGCCGTGGTGGCGCTTGGCGGCTCCTGCGCGTTTTTTCTGGCCATCCGCACCGGGTGGTCGGAACGGTTCAGCGACCCTTCGCTGACACTCTGGCAGATGGCCTATGCCGTCGCCTGCTGTGCCGGTGCCTATGCCATTGCAGGGCCGATGCGAGGTGCGGTCTTTCCTCTGGTCATGGTGGTGCTGATGTTCGGGATGTTCTCGCTGCCCACCAGCAAGGTGGCCGGCATGAGCCTCTATTCGGTGCTGCTTTTCGGCCTGACCATGGTGATCATGGCGCGCCGCGATCCGAGCGTCTTCAACCCGGCGGTCGAGGCTGCCCACCTCCTGCTGGTGGGCACGATGATGCCGGCGGTCTCGGTGCTTGCTGCACAACTCAACCGGCTGCGCACCCGCTTGCGAGACCAGCGGCGTGATCTGGCGCAGGCCCTCGAACGCATCCAGTACCTGGCCACCCGCGATGAACTTACCGGCCTGGCCAATCGGCGCCAGATCACCGAGCTGATGGAGCGGGAGCATGCGCGCAGCGTGCGCAATGGCGCCCCCTTCTGCATTGCGATGATCGACCTCGATCACTTCAAGCGGATCAACGACGAACATGGCCACGCTGGTGGTGATGAAACCCTCAGGCAGCTGGCCAGCGTGGGCAGCAGGGAAGTGCGGGCCACCGACACCTTGGCAAGGTGGGGCGGCGAGGAGTTCCTGCTGCTCATGCCGGACACCCACCTCCCGCCGGCCCATTGCGGCGTCGAGCGGCTGCGCCACAAGTTCGCCGATGCAGCCGTCGAGGTGGGGGCGTCCAGCTTCCACGTGACGTTGTCGGCTGGCGTGGTTCAACACCAGCCAGGCGACTCCATCGCGACGACGATCGGGCGTGCAGATGTGGCGCTCTACCGGGCGAAGCAGGCGGGCCGAAACCGGGTCGAAGCGCAGTAG
- a CDS encoding carboxymuconolactone decarboxylase family protein translates to MSTPHQRLDYTHQSPELFKKYLDFSMAFRMDEGLALLVDIRASQLNGCAFCLDMHVKQARLKGERELRLHHVAIWRESPLFTPKERAALAWTEALTRIEPEGVSDAAYQEACQHFSEQELSQLTFRVAAINGWNRMNVAFRTAPGSKDQLFGLDKAGLG, encoded by the coding sequence ATGAGCACACCGCATCAACGCCTCGACTACACGCACCAGTCGCCCGAGCTCTTCAAGAAGTACCTGGACTTCAGCATGGCCTTCCGGATGGACGAAGGGCTGGCCTTGCTGGTGGACATCCGCGCCTCGCAGCTCAACGGCTGCGCGTTCTGCCTGGACATGCACGTGAAGCAGGCCCGGCTGAAGGGGGAGCGCGAGCTGCGCCTGCACCATGTCGCCATCTGGCGTGAATCGCCGCTGTTCACCCCGAAGGAACGCGCGGCACTGGCCTGGACCGAGGCCCTGACCCGCATCGAGCCCGAAGGCGTGTCGGATGCGGCCTACCAGGAGGCATGCCAGCATTTCTCGGAGCAGGAGCTCTCGCAGCTGACCTTCCGCGTGGCAGCCATCAACGGATGGAACCGCATGAATGTCGCCTTCCGCACCGCCCCCGGCTCCAAGGACCAGCTCTTCGGGCTGGACAAGGCGGGACTGGGCTGA
- a CDS encoding LysR family transcriptional regulator, with translation MLDALTLGQIRTFVAIADAGGFRAGAARLKRAQSAVSHAVAMLESELGVQLFERSGRRPTLTPHGQALLEDARAVLLQVDTMRARAHGLTAGLELQLPVVVDTLFPLPLACEALRAVNQAFPSVRVELAVAPLGEPLAALQEGRCTLAITVGEEFKSRRILLQALAQVSVLPVVATGHPLAVLVRDGLEPGPAELADHLQIVLADPSPLSAGRDFGFLSPRTWRVLSQDAKHALILAGVGWGRLPSWLVQADLEAGRLERIPTQAFGPRGEARLQAYLAHRSDQHLGPAAQLLREVLMGSAGEARRRSTRWP, from the coding sequence ATGCTGGACGCGCTGACCCTTGGCCAGATCCGCACCTTCGTCGCCATTGCGGATGCCGGTGGTTTTCGTGCCGGTGCAGCCCGATTGAAGCGCGCGCAGTCGGCCGTGAGTCACGCGGTGGCCATGCTCGAGAGCGAGCTGGGCGTGCAGCTGTTCGAGCGAAGCGGCCGCAGGCCCACCCTCACGCCACACGGTCAAGCGCTGCTGGAGGACGCGCGGGCGGTTCTGCTGCAGGTCGACACCATGCGGGCGCGGGCACACGGCCTCACCGCCGGCCTGGAACTGCAGCTGCCGGTCGTGGTGGATACCCTCTTCCCGCTGCCGCTCGCCTGCGAGGCGCTGCGCGCCGTGAACCAGGCATTCCCTTCGGTACGGGTGGAGCTGGCCGTCGCGCCGCTGGGCGAGCCGCTCGCCGCATTGCAGGAGGGGCGCTGCACACTGGCCATCACGGTAGGCGAGGAGTTCAAGAGCCGGCGCATCCTCCTGCAGGCGCTCGCGCAGGTCTCGGTGCTGCCGGTGGTGGCGACCGGCCACCCCTTGGCCGTGCTTGTGCGCGACGGCCTCGAGCCCGGCCCGGCCGAGCTCGCCGATCATCTGCAGATCGTGCTCGCCGACCCGTCGCCGCTGTCGGCCGGCCGCGACTTCGGCTTTTTGTCACCGCGCACCTGGCGCGTCCTGTCGCAGGACGCCAAGCATGCGTTGATCTTGGCCGGCGTGGGCTGGGGGCGGCTGCCATCGTGGCTGGTGCAGGCGGACCTGGAGGCGGGCCGCCTGGAGCGCATTCCAACGCAAGCCTTCGGGCCGCGCGGCGAGGCTCGCCTGCAGGCCTACCTGGCGCATCGAAGCGACCAGCACCTGGGCCCGGCCGCCCAATTGCTTCGTGAAGTGCTGATGGGCAGCGCCGGCGAGGCGCGGCGGCGATCCACACGTTGGCCTTGA
- a CDS encoding dihydrodipicolinate synthase family protein, with product MFPGLSAFPLTPMNEDAIDEAAFVRLVERLVAAGVDSIGCLGSTGSYAYLTRAERARIAGLAVAHAGGTPVIVGIGALRTRDVLALAEDAQKAGASGVLLAPVSYQKLSADEVFGLYETVSRGLSVPLCVYDNPGTTHFEFSDELHGRIAQLPNVRSIKIPGVPAEPDAARARVERLRALIPPHVSIGVSGDAFAATGLNAGCEVWYSVVGGLFPKAALAIVRAAQAGDAQEAARLSGRMQPLWSFFGQCGGSLRVIATAAELRGWAGHPSLPLPLNTLEGAARQRLAALLDELELA from the coding sequence GTGTTTCCCGGTCTCAGCGCGTTTCCCTTGACCCCCATGAACGAGGATGCCATCGACGAAGCCGCATTCGTCCGACTGGTCGAGCGGTTGGTGGCCGCGGGTGTCGACTCCATCGGCTGCCTGGGCTCGACCGGCAGCTATGCCTATCTCACGCGCGCAGAACGAGCGCGGATCGCCGGGTTGGCGGTTGCCCATGCCGGCGGCACGCCGGTGATCGTCGGTATCGGCGCCCTGCGCACCCGAGACGTGCTGGCGCTGGCCGAAGACGCGCAGAAAGCCGGGGCGAGCGGGGTGTTGCTGGCGCCGGTGTCGTACCAGAAATTGTCCGCCGACGAGGTCTTCGGCCTCTATGAAACCGTGTCGCGCGGCCTGTCGGTGCCGCTGTGCGTCTACGACAATCCCGGGACCACCCACTTCGAGTTCAGCGACGAGTTGCATGGCCGCATCGCGCAGTTGCCCAATGTGCGATCGATCAAGATCCCTGGTGTGCCGGCGGAGCCGGACGCAGCCAGGGCGCGGGTCGAGCGCCTGCGTGCGCTGATCCCCCCTCATGTGAGCATCGGCGTGAGCGGCGATGCCTTCGCCGCGACCGGCTTGAATGCCGGGTGCGAGGTCTGGTATTCGGTGGTCGGGGGGCTCTTCCCCAAGGCAGCGCTGGCAATCGTGCGCGCTGCGCAGGCTGGCGATGCGCAAGAGGCAGCGCGGCTGTCCGGGCGCATGCAGCCGCTTTGGTCCTTCTTCGGGCAGTGCGGCGGCAGCCTTCGCGTGATTGCCACGGCGGCTGAGCTTCGCGGATGGGCCGGTCATCCGAGCTTGCCGCTGCCACTCAACACCCTGGAAGGCGCCGCTCGCCAACGGCTCGCCGCTCTGCTGGATGAGCTGGAGCTGGCCTGA
- a CDS encoding MFS transporter: MASPGGRAGLAGWPAALLLIGAGVVSAVQIGKVPAAMDALRQSIGLSQQGAGWLLSAVGVVGALVGLLAGVAVDRLGAKRVVVAGLLLQALAAVLATLWPGVWLLFAARLVEGLGFQAATVAAPVLIAATMPQRSRGAALAAWSTFMPLGMCLALVIAPPLLERSWQALWWASAALALGGAAGVWRLSPLGAGAAQRPSHDTGLHHVWLARGPLLLALLFLLFTTAYFAVIGFLPTLLSSAGLGEASRMGRLSAWAVVMGAGGNLAAAWLLARGARANHLLGPAFLLLAACAAGVLLLDAQGWVRYTLCLAFGGVAGLVPATLFAQAPRQVSRPELAGAGNGLLMQGNNLGLVLGPALAGALVERWGWTAVMLLVGLLCALAVVLVTRLPVPAALNDSMPEGEHFDAGHPGLRA; the protein is encoded by the coding sequence ATGGCTTCACCAGGCGGACGGGCCGGTCTCGCCGGCTGGCCGGCGGCGCTGCTGCTGATCGGCGCGGGTGTGGTGTCTGCGGTGCAGATCGGGAAGGTGCCGGCCGCCATGGATGCGCTTCGCCAGTCGATCGGTCTGTCGCAGCAGGGCGCGGGCTGGCTGTTGTCGGCCGTCGGGGTGGTGGGTGCCCTGGTGGGCCTGTTGGCCGGGGTGGCTGTCGATCGGCTGGGCGCGAAGCGGGTGGTGGTGGCGGGGCTCCTGCTGCAAGCGCTGGCGGCTGTGCTGGCGACCCTGTGGCCGGGCGTGTGGCTGCTGTTTGCCGCGCGGCTGGTGGAAGGGCTCGGCTTCCAGGCGGCGACCGTGGCCGCCCCGGTGTTGATCGCAGCAACGATGCCGCAGCGCTCGCGCGGCGCAGCGCTGGCCGCATGGAGCACCTTCATGCCGCTGGGCATGTGCCTGGCGCTTGTCATCGCGCCGCCCTTGCTGGAGCGCAGCTGGCAGGCGCTGTGGTGGGCAAGCGCTGCGCTGGCCCTCGGTGGCGCGGCCGGCGTGTGGAGGCTGTCTCCACTGGGTGCCGGGGCAGCGCAGCGGCCGTCCCACGACACCGGGCTTCACCACGTGTGGCTGGCCCGCGGGCCGCTGCTGCTGGCGCTGTTGTTCCTGCTGTTCACGACTGCGTACTTCGCGGTCATCGGCTTCCTGCCCACGCTGCTGTCGTCTGCCGGGCTGGGCGAGGCCAGCCGGATGGGTCGCTTGTCGGCATGGGCGGTGGTGATGGGGGCGGGGGGCAACCTCGCCGCTGCCTGGCTGTTGGCACGAGGCGCGCGTGCCAACCACTTGCTGGGACCCGCCTTCCTGTTGCTGGCCGCCTGCGCTGCGGGCGTGTTGTTGCTCGACGCACAGGGGTGGGTCCGCTACACGCTGTGCCTGGCGTTCGGCGGTGTCGCCGGGCTGGTACCGGCCACGCTGTTCGCCCAGGCGCCCCGGCAGGTGTCGCGGCCGGAACTCGCCGGCGCGGGCAACGGCTTGCTGATGCAGGGGAACAACCTCGGCCTGGTGCTCGGGCCCGCGCTTGCCGGTGCGCTGGTCGAGCGGTGGGGCTGGACGGCTGTCATGCTGCTTGTGGGCCTGTTGTGCGCACTGGCGGTGGTGCTGGTGACGCGCCTGCCCGTGCCGGCGGCCCTGAACGATTCCATGCCTGAAGGAGAACACTTCGATGCAGGACACCCTGGCCTGCGCGCCTGA